The nucleotide sequence TTTTTGTTTAATTAACTTATTATAACCATACTTAAATTTAGAAGTAACGCTTGCTAATCCGTACAAATTTGTGGGGAAAGCAAACGAAGGTTCAAAATAACAATTTACAGTGCAGCCGCCGCAAAAATCAAATCTTCCTTCCATTGCTAAGAAATATTTATACTTTTCCGACTGCATAATTTCTTTAATCGGCTTATCAATTTTTATTTTATCATTTTCAAAATGATAACATGGAAGTATTATCTCATTAAACGGCGATATTACAATTACTCTAGAAACCGCTTTGCATAGCGGATCATCTATATTATTTCCACCGTTTCTGCGCAGTGTAAGAAATGACGGATTAATATAAATATCTAATTTGCCGTTAACATATTCTTCAATAAAATCCATTGCTTCATTTGTTAAACCGGGGTTACCGAAATAGGAAAAAACGGGGTTTACCAACAAAACCAAATCTCTCTTTGCGGCTAATTCATGCATTTGAGGAAGTTTCTTGTAAGTATCATTTGTAACGGTAAAAAGTATATCGGGAAACTCTCCAATACTTTTCGCAATTTCAACGCTTTCCAAAACCGAATTGTAGCAATCTATTTTTCTAATTTTATTATGTTCTTCTTCATCGGGTGAATCCAAAGAAAAATGCAAAAGATTTACTTTTCCGGCTAATGATTCGGCATATTTTTTATATAGAAGTGTGTTGGTTGTTATGCTTGTCTGCATTTTATAATTTTTAGCGAGCGTTACCATTTCGGAGATATCTTTATTTAACAATGGTTCTCCACCTGTTAAATCAATGAACTTAACTCCTAAATCATAAAGCTGAGAAATGTTATTCTTAAAATCTTCCAAACTTGCGTGTGGTGTATTTTTAAATTTACCATGTTCCGCAAAATGACAAAACTCGCAATAAGCATTGCATCTATATGTAACGTAGTAATTACATAAAAGCAGCATTAAAATTCCCTGCCTTTCCAAATAACTTTTTTGTTAAATAAAATATTGATCCCGGTTATAACAAAATATACCGGCAAATAAATTTCGAAAAACAAGAAATTCAGTATTTTAAGTTTTAGCTCAAGAGCTTTATAAATATTCGAGATCATAAAATAATCGGTGAATATTTTAAATAAGAATAAATAAAAAATTGTTGTTGAATAAAAAAACGGAATCAATAAAGTTAGAACAATTACAGAAATTGCCGTACCAATTACAAAAGCGCCGTCAAGTCTTACATTTAATCCGCCGACAGC is from Ignavibacteriota bacterium and encodes:
- a CDS encoding radical SAM protein, yielding MLLLCNYYVTYRCNAYCEFCHFAEHGKFKNTPHASLEDFKNNISQLYDLGVKFIDLTGGEPLLNKDISEMVTLAKNYKMQTSITTNTLLYKKYAESLAGKVNLLHFSLDSPDEEEHNKIRKIDCYNSVLESVEIAKSIGEFPDILFTVTNDTYKKLPQMHELAAKRDLVLLVNPVFSYFGNPGLTNEAMDFIEEYVNGKLDIYINPSFLTLRRNGGNNIDDPLCKAVSRVIVISPFNEIILPCYHFENDKIKIDKPIKEIMQSEKYKYFLAMEGRFDFCGGCTVNCYFEPSFAFPTNLYGLASVTSKFKYGYNKLIKQKIKKKIVRSKL